The proteins below come from a single Natrinema sp. SYSU A 869 genomic window:
- a CDS encoding DUF4157 domain-containing protein: MSTNSTDMPKSLGGLGAAERLERITDQTDASASSSGIKSLGGLGAAKRLQRIKERTSPPVERSPRDPRVDEQPATARHASNSLQRSTKATRATGPAGETRVPGSVRDVISSPGRSLDTSIQHAMEDRMGDSLGDVRIHTGAKAARACQQINARAFTVGSHVAFNAGEYDPESPEGQHVLAHELAHVRQQTGGAVSMLPQENLGLEIDPDPQLEREAEETAQRVIQGEELGIQRMATTDIHVQRKDWNSGPSNAERLSTGEGPGLVEEKVDDLTTKTYRLTRDQLATLVEHVDSVDELPAYLEAADLEVASRLQDSMGSGVKGATKGWKAGSMAGSFAGPAGAVAGGLAGMPLGYVFAKKFGDTTADEIQKRLRDLLDLNTDQEFDTEQEKQDKSGWFNGLR, encoded by the coding sequence ATGTCGACGAATTCGACAGACATGCCGAAGTCACTGGGCGGGCTGGGTGCTGCCGAACGGCTTGAGCGCATCACGGACCAAACGGACGCTTCGGCCTCGAGCAGCGGGATCAAATCCCTGGGCGGGTTAGGTGCCGCAAAACGTTTACAGCGAATCAAAGAACGGACCAGTCCGCCGGTCGAGCGATCACCCAGGGATCCGCGTGTCGACGAACAGCCGGCCACTGCACGCCACGCATCGAACTCCCTGCAGCGGAGTACGAAAGCCACACGAGCCACCGGCCCCGCAGGCGAAACGCGAGTTCCCGGCTCAGTTCGAGATGTCATTTCTTCGCCCGGCCGGTCACTGGACACGTCGATTCAGCACGCGATGGAAGATCGAATGGGTGATTCGCTTGGTGACGTGCGCATTCATACCGGGGCAAAGGCTGCCCGGGCCTGCCAGCAGATCAATGCGCGGGCGTTTACGGTCGGGAGCCACGTCGCGTTCAATGCCGGCGAGTACGATCCAGAATCGCCAGAAGGCCAGCACGTTCTCGCTCACGAGTTAGCCCATGTTCGCCAGCAGACTGGTGGCGCAGTGTCGATGCTTCCCCAAGAGAATCTCGGTCTCGAGATCGATCCGGATCCGCAGTTAGAACGAGAGGCAGAGGAAACCGCCCAGCGCGTGATACAGGGTGAGGAGTTGGGGATTCAGCGGATGGCAACAACTGATATCCACGTCCAGCGGAAGGATTGGAACTCGGGGCCATCGAACGCCGAGCGCTTGTCAACGGGTGAGGGACCGGGGCTCGTCGAGGAGAAAGTCGACGATCTCACGACCAAAACCTACAGGCTGACACGTGACCAACTGGCTACTCTGGTCGAGCACGTTGACAGTGTCGACGAGCTACCGGCCTATCTCGAGGCAGCCGATCTCGAGGTCGCGAGTCGGTTGCAAGACTCGATGGGCAGCGGTGTCAAAGGCGCGACCAAAGGCTGGAAAGCCGGTTCGATGGCGGGATCGTTTGCTGGGCCGGCGGGTGCTGTCGCCGGCGGGCTCGCTGGAATGCCTCTCGGCTACGTCTTCGCGAAGAAATTCGGTGATACCACTGCTGACGAAATACAAAAGCGTCTCCGAGACTTACTCGACCTCAACACGGATCAGGAATTCGACACGGAGCAAGAAAAGCAAGACAAGAGCGGCTGGTTCAACGGGTTAAGATAA
- a CDS encoding FAD-binding oxidoreductase translates to MAVTTTPVDDGAIDGFREGLHGELLRPEDPNYDETRAIWNGMIDKRPALIVRAMGVSDVIATVNFAREQDVLLAVRGGGHNIAGNAVCDDGLMLDLSAMRSVRVDPEERTARVESGATLADFDHEAQAFGLATPLGINSTTGVAGLTLGGGFGWLTRKFGMSVDNLRSVDVVTADGELRHASEDENPDLFWGIRGGGGNFGVVTSFEFDLHEVGPEILSGPIVYAGEDARDVIRHVRDFNEDAPDESAVWVVLRKAPPLPFLPEDVHGVGVVLVVTFYAGDMDDGEEVLAPLREYGDPIADAVGPHQYAAFQQAFDPLLTEGARNYWKSHNFSELSDDAIDTAVKYAADLPSPLSEIFFGQIGGAMGRVPSDATAYPHRDAEYAMNVHTRWEDPAMDNECIAWSREFFDAMASYATGGVYVNFISEDEGEEDLAYGTNQERLAEIKAEYDPENLFRMNQNVEPAR, encoded by the coding sequence ATGGCAGTAACAACCACACCCGTAGACGACGGTGCAATAGACGGATTCCGCGAGGGGCTTCACGGCGAATTGCTTCGGCCCGAGGATCCGAACTACGACGAGACTCGAGCGATCTGGAACGGAATGATCGACAAGCGTCCGGCACTCATCGTTCGAGCGATGGGCGTGTCGGACGTAATCGCGACGGTGAACTTCGCCCGCGAGCAGGACGTGTTGCTCGCAGTCCGCGGCGGCGGGCACAACATCGCAGGTAACGCAGTCTGTGACGACGGACTGATGCTCGATCTCTCGGCGATGCGGTCGGTTCGCGTCGATCCGGAGGAGCGGACGGCTCGAGTCGAGTCGGGGGCGACCCTCGCCGACTTCGATCACGAGGCGCAGGCGTTCGGGCTGGCGACGCCGTTGGGAATCAATTCAACGACCGGGGTCGCGGGGCTCACGCTCGGGGGCGGGTTCGGCTGGCTCACCCGCAAGTTCGGCATGAGCGTGGACAACCTGCGCTCCGTCGATGTCGTCACCGCGGACGGCGAACTACGTCACGCGAGCGAAGACGAAAACCCGGACCTCTTCTGGGGGATTCGGGGCGGCGGTGGCAACTTCGGCGTCGTCACGTCGTTCGAGTTCGACCTCCACGAGGTCGGGCCCGAGATCCTCTCGGGACCGATCGTCTACGCAGGTGAAGACGCGCGAGACGTCATCCGACACGTCCGGGACTTCAACGAGGATGCGCCGGACGAGTCCGCCGTCTGGGTCGTCCTCCGGAAGGCACCGCCCCTTCCGTTCCTTCCCGAGGACGTCCACGGCGTCGGTGTTGTCCTTGTCGTGACGTTCTACGCCGGTGACATGGACGACGGCGAGGAAGTCTTGGCCCCGCTCCGGGAGTACGGCGATCCGATCGCCGACGCCGTCGGGCCACACCAGTACGCGGCGTTCCAGCAGGCGTTCGATCCGCTGCTCACCGAGGGCGCCCGGAACTACTGGAAATCGCACAACTTCAGCGAGCTCTCGGACGACGCCATCGACACCGCGGTCAAGTACGCGGCCGACCTCCCATCGCCGCTGTCCGAGATCTTCTTCGGGCAGATCGGCGGTGCAATGGGGCGCGTGCCGTCGGACGCGACGGCGTACCCACACCGAGACGCCGAATATGCGATGAACGTCCACACGCGCTGGGAGGATCCCGCGATGGACAACGAGTGCATCGCCTGGTCCCGGGAGTTCTTCGACGCGATGGCATCGTACGCGACCGGTGGCGTCTACGTGAACTTCATCAGCGAGGACGAGGGCGAGGAAGACCTCGCCTACGGAACGAACCAGGAACGGTTGGCTGAGATCAAGGCCGAGTACGACCCGGAGAACCTGTTCCGGATGAACCAGAACGTCGAACCGGCCCGGTAA
- a CDS encoding FAD-binding oxidoreductase translates to MVSMNKSVGEAALENLPSDAVRAFTADFHGDVLRPSDEEYDDDRQVWNGMIDKYPALIARCSGVADVIAGVNFARGHDLPLAVRGGGHNVAGTAVCDGGIVVDLTAMNGVRVDREAGTVRAEGGATLGDVDRETQAFGLATALGAVSQTGIAGLTLNGGYGHLSREYGLALDNLVSVDIVTADGEVRTASEDENPDLFWGIRGGGSNLGVVTSFEYALHEVGPEVYAFFVWFHGDDTEMTMRAFREWTETAPRDAGILAFTAHVPDLEEFPEESWGEPAVGLLGSYRGDLANADAVFGSLRESATPVADLSGPTAYVDLQSMLDEDYPDGLRYYWKSIFLEELTDEVFELLGRYNESTPSMLSTIDVWHLGDAVADVPQDATAFWHRDKPYMLNFEANWDDAADDDANVSWVREGFAAVQALPVASGRYGNFPGMNEDPAKLLYGDNYERLVDVKTEYDPDNLFRSNSNVPPRTAGN, encoded by the coding sequence ATGGTATCAATGAACAAGTCTGTTGGTGAAGCGGCACTCGAGAATCTCCCGAGTGATGCTGTCCGAGCGTTTACAGCGGATTTCCACGGTGATGTCCTCCGCCCGTCCGACGAAGAGTACGACGACGATCGCCAGGTCTGGAACGGTATGATCGACAAGTACCCGGCGCTCATCGCGCGTTGTTCCGGCGTTGCCGACGTCATCGCAGGCGTGAACTTCGCTCGGGGCCACGATCTGCCCCTTGCAGTCCGGGGCGGCGGGCACAACGTGGCCGGGACGGCCGTCTGCGACGGCGGGATCGTCGTCGACTTGACGGCGATGAACGGCGTCCGGGTCGACCGCGAGGCGGGGACCGTCCGCGCCGAAGGGGGTGCGACGCTAGGTGACGTTGACCGAGAGACGCAGGCGTTCGGACTCGCGACGGCGCTCGGTGCGGTGTCGCAGACGGGGATCGCCGGGCTGACCCTCAACGGCGGGTACGGCCATCTGAGCCGCGAGTACGGGCTGGCGCTGGACAATCTGGTCAGCGTCGACATCGTAACGGCCGACGGCGAGGTTCGTACCGCCAGCGAAGACGAAAACCCGGATCTCTTCTGGGGGATCCGCGGCGGCGGCAGTAACCTCGGTGTCGTTACCTCATTCGAGTACGCACTCCACGAGGTCGGCCCCGAGGTGTACGCCTTCTTCGTCTGGTTCCACGGCGACGACACTGAAATGACGATGAGAGCTTTCCGCGAGTGGACTGAGACCGCGCCGCGGGACGCGGGCATCCTCGCGTTCACCGCCCACGTCCCCGATCTCGAAGAATTCCCCGAGGAATCATGGGGCGAACCGGCGGTTGGGCTCCTCGGTTCCTACCGAGGCGACCTCGCGAACGCCGACGCGGTCTTCGGCTCACTCCGAGAGAGCGCGACGCCCGTCGCCGACTTGAGCGGCCCGACCGCGTACGTCGACCTGCAGTCGATGCTCGACGAGGATTATCCGGACGGGCTACGATACTACTGGAAGTCGATCTTCCTCGAGGAACTCACCGACGAGGTCTTCGAACTCCTGGGCCGGTACAACGAGTCGACCCCGTCGATGCTCTCGACGATCGACGTCTGGCACCTCGGCGACGCGGTCGCCGACGTTCCGCAGGATGCAACTGCGTTCTGGCACCGCGACAAGCCGTACATGCTCAACTTCGAGGCGAACTGGGACGACGCGGCGGACGACGATGCGAACGTGAGTTGGGTCCGCGAGGGGTTCGCCGCCGTGCAAGCGCTGCCGGTCGCATCCGGCCGATACGGCAACTTCCCGGGGATGAACGAGGACCCAGCGAAACTGCTCTACGGCGACAACTACGAGCGACTGGTCGACGTCAAGACCGAGTACGATCCTGACAATCTGTTCCGATCGAACTCGAACGTCCCACCTCGAACGGCAGGGAACTGA
- the cofD gene encoding 2-phospho-L-lactate transferase — protein sequence MVTFLSGGTGTPKLLDGAAAAFSPEETTVVANTGDDIELGGLFVSPDVDTLLFQGGGILDRETWWGIEGDTHRTNSALMDIASAAGLPDGPQYLPEEKQTEGRKLANWRRFSGIAEFMTVGDRDRAVHLTRTSLIDEGHTLSEATERLTSAFGLTIDLLPMSDDPVASLVHTDEGLMHFQEYWVGHRGEPAVETVEFRGSSKAEPAPGVLDALADAVVIGPSNPVTSIGPMLALPGVADALAQTTVVAVSPFLGDDAFSGPAGDLMAAVNADPSTEGLATAYPFADAFVIDDDDDADFDRTTVRTDITIDSREDAARVIRAVDDAIERVD from the coding sequence ATGGTAACCTTCCTCTCCGGGGGCACTGGAACGCCGAAGCTGTTAGACGGTGCTGCCGCCGCGTTCTCGCCGGAGGAGACCACGGTCGTCGCCAACACCGGCGACGACATCGAACTCGGCGGGCTCTTCGTCTCGCCGGACGTCGATACGCTGTTGTTTCAGGGTGGTGGGATCCTCGACCGAGAGACGTGGTGGGGCATCGAGGGAGACACGCATCGAACCAACTCGGCGCTGATGGACATCGCGTCGGCAGCGGGACTGCCTGACGGGCCACAGTATCTACCCGAAGAAAAACAGACCGAGGGCCGAAAACTCGCGAACTGGCGTCGTTTCTCGGGCATCGCCGAGTTCATGACGGTCGGCGACCGCGATCGGGCCGTCCACCTCACGCGGACGAGCCTCATTGACGAGGGGCACACGCTGAGCGAGGCGACCGAGCGACTCACGAGCGCGTTCGGTCTGACGATCGACCTCCTTCCCATGAGCGACGATCCCGTCGCCAGTCTCGTCCACACCGACGAGGGACTCATGCACTTCCAGGAGTACTGGGTCGGTCATCGCGGCGAGCCGGCCGTCGAAACCGTCGAATTTCGTGGCTCGTCGAAGGCCGAACCCGCGCCTGGTGTCCTCGATGCACTCGCGGACGCCGTCGTCATCGGCCCGTCGAACCCGGTCACCAGTATTGGGCCGATGCTCGCGCTGCCGGGCGTCGCGGACGCGCTCGCCCAGACGACGGTCGTCGCCGTCTCACCGTTCCTCGGCGACGACGCGTTCTCCGGGCCCGCCGGCGACCTCATGGCGGCCGTCAACGCGGATCCAAGCACTGAGGGACTGGCGACCGCCTATCCGTTCGCGGACGCCTTCGTGATCGACGACGACGACGATGCTGACTTCGACCGAACGACAGTCCGGACCGATATCACGATCGACTCTCGCGAGGACGCTGCGCGCGTGATCCGCGCAGTCGACGACGCGATCGAGCGCGTGGACTGA
- a CDS encoding tRNA-dihydrouridine synthase, producing the protein MASTVSFTPPLALASLSGEADADWARAGAEYAGSAFLGGIALDADARAAASELVDRDRTEFLPDDPLAFIDRELESLAETPIKPAFNVRSATVDPVVDAARICRDREAYLEINAHCRQNELCAVGCGETLLRDDERLARYVDRAAATGVTVGAKVRAEVPGVDLPGLARRLERAGADFVHVDAMDSESVIADIVDATDLFVIANNGVRDDETVREYVDYGADAVSVGRPSDNPVVLERVHDAVEQRLGLEVNR; encoded by the coding sequence ATGGCATCGACAGTGTCGTTTACGCCACCGCTCGCGCTCGCGAGCCTCAGTGGCGAGGCCGACGCCGACTGGGCGCGGGCCGGCGCGGAGTACGCCGGTAGCGCGTTCCTCGGCGGCATCGCCCTCGACGCCGACGCTCGCGCGGCCGCGAGCGAACTCGTCGACCGAGATCGCACCGAGTTCCTGCCCGACGACCCGCTCGCCTTCATCGACCGCGAGCTCGAGTCGCTCGCCGAGACGCCGATCAAACCGGCGTTCAACGTCCGGAGCGCGACCGTCGACCCCGTCGTCGACGCCGCCCGAATCTGTCGCGATCGGGAGGCGTACCTCGAGATAAACGCCCACTGTCGACAGAACGAACTCTGTGCCGTCGGTTGCGGCGAGACACTGCTGCGAGACGACGAGCGACTCGCACGATACGTCGACCGGGCGGCCGCGACCGGCGTGACCGTCGGCGCGAAAGTCCGCGCGGAAGTCCCCGGCGTCGACCTGCCGGGACTGGCTCGTCGCCTCGAGCGCGCTGGGGCGGACTTCGTCCACGTCGATGCGATGGACAGCGAATCAGTTATCGCCGACATAGTCGACGCGACCGACCTGTTCGTGATCGCCAACAACGGCGTCCGCGACGACGAGACCGTCCGCGAGTACGTCGACTACGGCGCGGATGCGGTCAGCGTCGGTCGTCCCAGCGACAACCCGGTCGTGCTCGAGCGCGTTCACGACGCGGTGGAGCAACGGCTGGGGCTCGAGGTGAACCGGTAA
- a CDS encoding cupin domain-containing protein: MGYDTVAKTDPESVIDEEWGGMWFLEEELGTEELGISILELEPNGKGMEHDETDSGQEEVYYVVEGTVDVELADADKTVTLETDEAIRLDAEETRQIHNRGDERAKLVLVGAPL; the protein is encoded by the coding sequence ATGGGCTACGACACTGTCGCTAAGACCGATCCGGAATCAGTTATCGACGAGGAGTGGGGTGGCATGTGGTTCCTCGAGGAGGAACTCGGCACCGAGGAACTGGGCATCTCAATCCTCGAACTCGAGCCCAACGGGAAGGGAATGGAACACGACGAGACCGACTCCGGGCAGGAAGAGGTCTACTACGTCGTCGAGGGAACGGTCGACGTCGAACTGGCCGACGCCGACAAAACCGTGACGCTCGAGACGGACGAGGCGATCCGGCTGGATGCCGAGGAGACCCGCCAGATCCACAACCGGGGCGACGAACGCGCGAAGCTTGTGTTAGTTGGCGCGCCGCTGTAG
- a CDS encoding triphosphoribosyl-dephospho-CoA synthase — MRSSAQNAELALLLEVAATPKPGNVDRHRDLADLRFEHFMAGAVGSREGLEIAADGAAVGPAFERAVEKMAAQEGGNTQFGALLLLVPLVRAAREDLSQPVVESVVRETTVGDAASFYRAFEHVDVAVADPPDDMAALDVRRGADAVPAVEARGLTLFDIMDRSVPGDDVAREWVRGFDRSFAAAERLAEADGPVSDRTAAVFLSMLADRPDTLVATRHDEATAQEVTDRAAELIDADALETDPDAVESFADSLVNRGINPGTTADMTAAGLFIALEHEAVEI; from the coding sequence ATGCGATCGTCGGCTCAGAACGCGGAACTGGCGTTGCTTCTCGAGGTCGCGGCGACCCCAAAGCCGGGGAACGTCGACCGCCACCGGGACCTCGCGGATCTGCGGTTCGAACACTTCATGGCCGGAGCGGTGGGTTCCCGTGAGGGGCTCGAGATCGCGGCCGACGGCGCGGCGGTCGGGCCGGCGTTTGAGCGGGCCGTCGAGAAGATGGCCGCTCAGGAGGGCGGGAACACGCAGTTCGGGGCACTCCTGTTGCTCGTCCCGCTAGTGCGGGCCGCTCGCGAGGACCTCTCACAGCCCGTCGTCGAATCCGTCGTCCGAGAGACGACCGTCGGCGACGCGGCATCGTTCTACCGCGCGTTCGAGCACGTCGATGTCGCCGTCGCCGACCCGCCTGACGACATGGCGGCCCTCGACGTGCGCCGCGGCGCGGACGCGGTTCCGGCCGTAGAGGCCCGCGGGCTGACGCTCTTCGACATCATGGATCGAAGCGTTCCCGGCGACGACGTCGCTCGCGAGTGGGTCCGCGGGTTCGACCGCTCGTTTGCGGCGGCCGAACGGCTCGCCGAGGCCGACGGCCCGGTGTCGGATCGGACCGCGGCGGTCTTCCTCTCAATGCTCGCCGACCGACCAGACACGCTCGTCGCGACGCGCCACGACGAGGCGACGGCACAGGAGGTGACCGACCGCGCCGCGGAACTGATCGACGCAGACGCCCTCGAGACGGACCCCGATGCCGTCGAATCCTTCGCCGACAGTCTCGTCAATCGTGGGATTAACCCCGGGACGACGGCCGATATGACCGCGGCCGGACTGTTCATCGCGCTCGAGCACGAGGCGGTCGAGATATGA